Proteins co-encoded in one Rudaeicoccus suwonensis genomic window:
- a CDS encoding ATP-binding cassette domain-containing protein, protein MTATTHADARSSDRASAPLLQLKSVEKHFGPVRALNDVNLTIPDGQVTALVGDNGAGKSTLIKTISGIWGLDGGQMLWDGAAMDIHSPRDASALGISTVYQDLALCDNLDIVQNLYLGREVRKRGLLDEDAMEKVAKETLADLSVTTVRSIRQSVGSLSGGQRQAIAVAKAVMNKTRLVIMDEPTAALGVSQTAMVLNLIRTLSERGIAVLVISHNLNDVFEVADRLAVLYLGTMCAEGPISDFDSQSAVSLITSGSRETRFNAAAPTLGGTDDATKERS, encoded by the coding sequence GTGACGGCCACGACGCACGCAGATGCCCGGTCCTCGGACCGGGCATCTGCCCCGCTCCTGCAACTCAAGAGCGTCGAAAAGCATTTCGGTCCCGTCCGGGCGCTCAATGACGTCAACCTCACCATCCCTGACGGTCAGGTGACTGCCCTCGTCGGCGACAACGGTGCCGGTAAATCCACGCTGATCAAGACGATCTCGGGCATCTGGGGGCTGGACGGCGGTCAGATGCTGTGGGACGGCGCGGCGATGGACATCCACTCGCCGCGTGATGCCTCGGCACTCGGGATCAGCACCGTCTACCAGGACCTCGCCCTGTGCGACAACCTCGACATCGTGCAGAACCTCTACCTGGGCCGCGAGGTCCGCAAGAGGGGTCTGCTCGACGAGGACGCGATGGAGAAGGTCGCCAAGGAGACCCTCGCCGACCTGTCCGTGACCACCGTCCGCTCGATCCGTCAGTCGGTGGGGTCACTGTCCGGTGGTCAGCGCCAGGCGATCGCCGTGGCCAAGGCGGTCATGAACAAGACCCGCCTGGTCATCATGGACGAGCCGACCGCTGCCCTCGGTGTCTCCCAGACCGCGATGGTGCTCAACCTGATCCGCACCCTGTCCGAACGCGGCATCGCGGTGCTGGTCATCTCCCACAACCTCAACGACGTCTTCGAGGTGGCCGACCGCCTCGCAGTGTTGTATCTCGGCACCATGTGCGCCGAGGGGCCGATCAGCGACTTCGACTCCCAGAGCGCGGTCTCGCTGATCACCTCCGGCAGCCGGGAGACCCGGTTCAATGCTGCTGCTCCGACTCTCGGTGGCACCGACGACGCGACCAAGGAGCGGTCATGA
- a CDS encoding sugar ABC transporter substrate-binding protein — MSSLKSLAAEGKGKIAAILPDTTTSARYTEFDAPYLMKAASMAGIPSSDMIVQNAQGSDATQYADAQADITNGADVIILDGLDDGVGAKIESYAKSKGAVVIDYDRMTTGGSRQYYVSFNNVQVGTLIGNGLVSCVANWKVKNPNVIDMTGSPTDPNAAQFAQGYNAVLNPLFKAGTWKLAASPAGTWDPPTAATEFEQAYTAHPDANALLSPNDENAAPIITYLKSHGIKPDTFPVTGQDATLVGLQNIISGYQCGTVYKAINQEAQAAVAVAIYARASKTPPSSLLNGTNKDPKTGAEVPSVLLAPQWVTPSTISSTVIKDGAITVSQLCSGSYAADCTKYGISG, encoded by the coding sequence ATGAGCTCCCTGAAGTCGCTCGCCGCTGAGGGCAAGGGCAAGATCGCCGCGATCCTGCCCGACACCACGACCTCCGCTCGCTACACCGAGTTCGACGCGCCGTACCTGATGAAGGCCGCCTCGATGGCCGGCATCCCGAGCTCCGACATGATCGTGCAGAACGCGCAGGGTTCGGACGCCACGCAGTACGCCGACGCGCAGGCTGACATCACCAACGGCGCCGACGTGATCATTCTGGATGGTCTGGACGACGGTGTCGGCGCGAAGATCGAGAGCTACGCGAAGTCCAAGGGCGCAGTCGTCATCGACTACGACCGGATGACCACCGGGGGCAGCCGGCAGTACTACGTGTCCTTCAACAACGTGCAGGTCGGCACCCTGATCGGCAACGGCCTCGTGTCCTGTGTCGCGAACTGGAAGGTCAAGAACCCCAACGTCATCGACATGACCGGCTCGCCGACCGACCCCAACGCGGCGCAGTTCGCGCAGGGCTACAACGCCGTGCTCAACCCGCTGTTCAAGGCCGGCACCTGGAAGCTCGCCGCATCGCCGGCCGGCACCTGGGACCCGCCGACGGCGGCCACCGAGTTCGAGCAGGCCTACACCGCCCACCCGGACGCGAACGCGCTGCTCAGCCCGAACGACGAGAACGCGGCCCCGATCATCACCTACCTGAAGAGCCACGGCATCAAGCCCGACACCTTCCCGGTGACCGGTCAGGACGCCACCCTCGTGGGTCTGCAGAACATCATCTCCGGCTACCAGTGCGGCACGGTCTACAAGGCCATCAACCAGGAGGCCCAGGCCGCCGTCGCCGTGGCGATCTACGCCCGCGCTTCCAAGACCCCGCCGTCTTCGTTGCTCAACGGCACCAACAAGGACCCCAAGACCGGCGCGGAAGTGCCGTCGGTGCTGCTGGCCCCGCAGTGGGTCACCCCGTCGACGATCAGCTCCACTGTCATCAAGGACGGTGCGATCACCGTGTCCCAACTGTGCTCCGGCAGCTACGCCGCCGACTGCACGAAGTACGGCATCTCGGGCTGA